One genomic segment of Tiliqua scincoides isolate rTilSci1 chromosome 6, rTilSci1.hap2, whole genome shotgun sequence includes these proteins:
- the SMIM43 gene encoding small integral membrane protein 43, with protein sequence MEWEFNLLLYLALFFLLLFLLFLLLFGVIKQLKNSVASTGALQPGRHSLREPWGFCREQAL encoded by the coding sequence atgGAGTGGGAATTCAACCTGCTCCTCTACCTGGcgctcttcttcctcctgctctttctgctcttcctcctcctcttcggaGTCATCAAGCAGCTGAAGAATTCCGTGGCCAGCACGGGGGCTCTCCAGCCCGGGCGCCACTCGCTGCGGGAGCCCTGGGGCTTCTGCCGCGAGCAAGCCTTGTGA